Proteins encoded by one window of Cloeon dipterum chromosome 4, ieCloDipt1.1, whole genome shotgun sequence:
- the LOC135941732 gene encoding exosome complex component MTR3-like → MPVDHRRIQGPECSEDYRKPKNLDAALLKKGGRRADGRKCGEQRKIFLKPGVVSQAKGSAYIELDHTKVICSVFDPREKASRNVEQQTVRGEIFCEFKFASFSGVQRRSHQQEADDKEYSLLLKNALEPAVCLHEFPNFQVDVQVLVLQDDGSSLAAAITCAGLALADAAVPMYDLPVGLSKAFTGDTEFYDPTGAEERLCLRGVDGESDHGVFTVGFLPTFNQVSQLFHSGHISPDRFEKMISEVGTLAAEVHKAVQAILLSAVKSSIDSSNNSKLLL, encoded by the exons ATGCCTGTGGACCATAGACGCATTCAGGGCCCAGAATGCAGTGAAGACTATCGCAAGCCGAAAAATCTTGATGCGGCTCTGCTGAAGAAAGGCGGCAGACGGGCTGACGGCAGAAAATGCGGCGAACAGAGAAAGATTT TTTTGAAGCCGGGAGTAGTTTCTCAAGCCAAAGGTTCAGCCTACATCGAATTAGACCACACGAAAGTGATTTGCTCGGTCTTCGATCCACGAGAAAAAGCTAGTCGCAACGTCGAACAGCAAACCGTGAGGGGCGAAATTTTCTGCGAGTTCAAATTCGCATCATTTAGTGGTGTTCAAAGAAGAAGTCACCAGCAAGAGGCTGACGACAAAGAATATTCCCTGCTGCTCAAAAATGCATTAGAGCCTGCAGTGTGTCTT caTGAATTCCCCAATTTCCAAGTTGACGTGCAAGTGCTGGTGCTGCAGGACGATGGTTCAAGTTTAGCTGCCGCCATAACTTGTGCTGGTTTGGCCCTGGCAGACGCAGCCGTTCCCATGTACGACCTTCCTGTGGGTCTGTCAAAG GCCTTTACTGGAGATACAGAGTTTTATGACCCCACAGGAGCAGAAGAAAGACTGTGTCTTAGGGGAGTTGACGGTGAGAGTGACCACGGTGTGTTTACAGTCGGCTTTCTTCCCACCTTCAATCAGGTTAGCCAGCTTTTCCACTCAGGCCACATCTCACCTGACCGATTCGAAAAGATGATATCTGAAGTGGGAACTCTTGCTGCGGAAGTGCACAAAGCCGTGCAGGCAATTCTTTTGTCTGCGGTGAAGAGTTCAATTGACAGTTCTAATAATTCGAAGTTATTATTGtga
- the LOC135942600 gene encoding uncharacterized protein LOC135942600: protein MATNDGKEEDEITTKHWGEFDATPIVSNEKSTKSIIEDIFYLSKTPTQLSKENTQSCISKLVLLPDDPSTKTSTFDLDSEIDENLMSSVKLMEKLSNSGGSNIAGDAAFIIADFSENSELHPKYKRPPQSSGSAAITIDNPEDARLVLRKSISVILMHNEIFQCKRSVLECLVDVAGKFIKNLGVQLSLASSFGAASNAPILVEEAEIALHNVGIKGIADVVHYYRRNVIHRHLFVEASVNRLLLKDENSASAQEK from the exons ATGGCCACCAACGATGGAAAAGAAGAAGACGAAATAACCACAAAGCATTGGGGCGAGTTTGACGCCACACCGATTGTCTCCAATGAAAAGTCGACGAAGTCAATAATTGAAGACATTTTCTACCTGTCCAAAACGCCAACACAACTTAGCAAAGAAAATACACAGTCTTGCATTTCAAAGTTGGTGCTTTTGCCTGATGACCCGTCGACCAAGACATC TACGTTCGACCTTGACTCGGAAATTGACGAAAATCTCATGAGTTCTGTAAAGCTGATGGAGAAACTCTCAAACTCTGGTGGCTCTAATATTGCTGGAGATGCTGCATTCATCATTGCAGATTTTTCTGAGAACTCGGAACTTCATCCCAAGTACAAAAG gcCTCCCCAATCTTCGGGCAGTGCTGCTATTACCATTGACAACCCTGAAGATGCCAGACTCGTACTCAGAAAGTCAATTTCTGTCATTCTCATGCACAATGAAATCTTCC AATGCAAGAGATCTGTGTTGGAGTGCCTGGTGGACGTAGCTGGAAAATTCATCAAGAACTTAGGAGTTCAGCTGTCATTAGCTTCATCTTTCGGTGCTGCTTCCAATGCGCCGATCCTCGTG GAAGAAGCTGAGATTGCTCTACACAATGTCGGAATCAAGGGCATTGCAGATGTGGTACATTACTATCGTCGCAACGTTATTCACAGACACTTGTTTGTGGAGGCGTCGGTGAACCGCTTGCTTTTGAAAGACGAAAATTCAGCGTCAGCTCAAGAGAAATGA
- the LOC135942585 gene encoding uncharacterized protein LOC135942585 has translation MDVWSTHTRHESKHKDSVRSQSREIDARTVGMATNDGKEEDEITTKHWGEFDATPIVSNEKSTKSIIEDIFYLSKTPTQLSKENTQSCISKLVLLPDDPSTKTSTFDLDSEIDENLMSSVKLMEKLSNSGGSNIAGDAAFIIADFSENSELHPKYKRPPQSSGSAAITIDNPEDARLVLRKSISVILMHNEIFQCKRSVLECLVDVAGKFIKNLGVQLSLASSFGAASNAPILVEEAEIALHNVGIKGIADVVHYYRRNVIHRHLFVEASVNRLLSKDENSASAQEK, from the exons ATGGATGTTTGGTCAACACACACAAGGCACGAGTCCAAACATAAAGACTCCGTCAGATCTCAGAGCAGAGAAATCGACGC CCGAACTGTAGGGATGGCCACCAACGATGGAAAAGAAGAAGACGAAATAACCACAAAGCATTGGGGCGAGTTTGACGCCACACCGATTGTCTCCAATGAAAAGTCGACGAAGTCAATAATTGAAGACATTTTCTACCTGTCCAAAACGCCAACACAACTTAGCAAAGAAAATACACAGTCTTGCATTTCAAAGTTGGTGCTTTTGCCTGATGACCCGTCGACCAAGACATC TACGTTCGACCTTGACTCGGAAATTGACGAAAATCTCATGAGTTCTGTAAAGCTGATGGAGAAACTCTCAAACTCTGGTGGCTCTAATATTGCTGGAGATGCTGCATTCATCATTGCAGATTTTTCTGAGAACTCTGAACTTCATCCCAAGTACAAAAG gcCTCCCCAATCTTCGGGCAGTGCTGCTATTACCATTGACAACCCTGAAGATGCCAGACTCGTACTCAGAAAGTCAATTTCTGTCATTCTCATGCACAATGAAATCTTCC AATGCAAGAGATCTGTGTTGGAGTGCCTGGTGGACGTAGCTGGAAAATTCATCAAGAACTTGGGAGTTCAGCTGTCATTAGCTTCATCTTTCGGTGCTGCTTCCAATGCGCCGATCCTCGTG GAAGAAGCTGAGATTGCTCTACACAATGTCGGAATCAAGGGCATTGCAGATGTGGTACATTACTATCGTCGTAACGTCATTCACAGACACTTGTTTGTGGAGGCGTCGGTGAACCGCTTGCTTTCGAAAGACGAAAATTCAGCGTCAGCTCAAGAGAAATGA